Genomic window (Gelria sp. Kuro-4):
CTCCACCCAGGGTGGCTGAGCGCAGGGCCGCCCGGGCCGGCACGGCCGCAGGGTCGCCCGTTGCCAGCTTGGGCAGGAGCGCTGCCAGGCGTGCTTCTTCCAGGACATCCAGGTTGTTATTGCTGGCTGCCCCGTCGGTGCCAAGGCCGACTTTTACTCCAGCTTCAAGCAGAGCCGCCAGCGGGGCCAGCCCGCTGGCCAGTTTGAGGTTACTCCCAGGGTTATGCGCCACTCCGATCCCGTCCGCTTTGAGGTATGCCATGTCCTGTCCACTCAGGTGCACACAGTGGGCAGCGAGGACAGGTACCGGACCCTCCCGGCCGAGGATTTCATGCAGCAGCCCCACGGGGGTGAAGCCCGTTTGAGCTTGGAGCTCCTGTACCTCAGCGCTGGTTTCTGCCAAATGAATGTGAATGCCGCAGCCCAGTTCTTTGGCGGCGGCAACCACGTCGCTCAGGAAGGGACGCGGACACGTGTAGGGGGCGTGCGGACCGAGGCGGGCCGTGATGCGTCCGGCAGCGCTCCGCTGCCGCCGCCGGACAAAGTCGGCCGCTGCGGCCAGCCGTTTGTCCGCATCAGGGGTCGTTCCTGTGAGACCGGGGGCCAGGTCGGCTCTCAGGCCGCTTTCCGTCACGGCCTGCGCCGTTTCCTCGGAGTAAAAATACATATCGGCAAAAGTGGTGACACCGGCTTCGAGCATTTCGAGGCAGGCGAGGAGTGTCCCCCAATAGACCGCTTCCGGTGTGAGCCGGGCCTCAAGGGGCCAGATTTTTTCTTCCAGCCAGGGCTTAAGCGCCAGGTCGTCGGCGTAACTGCGCAGCAAGGTCATGGCGGCATGCGTGTGCGCGTTGATGAACCCGGGGAGGGCCACCTTCCCTTCCCCGCGGATGACGCGGTCCGGCTGCCAGGCCAGGCGCTGTTGGGAAGGCCCGACATAGACCAGGCGTTCATCCTCACAGATGATATCACCCGGCGCGTAAACATGGTTCTCGGCATCCATGGTAACCACAGTTGCGCCTTCAATAAGCAGTTTGCTCAACAGCACTTCCTCCCCCGTGGACAACTGTTTTTTTCGGTGCCCGGCGCTTTGTAGCCTGACAGAGCGAGGCCAGGTAAACCCTGGCTTCTTCGTGCCCTGCCCGGGCGGCTTTGCGTAAGTAGCAAAGCGCCGGTGGGATCTTTTTTTCCTGCCAGAGCAGGTGCCCCAGTTCGTAGTTGATGGTGGGCTGTTCCGGGTCCAGCTCATGCGCCTTCTTGAGGTGTTGTTCCGCCGCCGCTGTATTGCCGGCCTGCTCCTCGGCGCGGGCCAGGATAAGCCAGTAGTTGGGTTCGCTGGGCGCCAGGGTTACGGCGCGCTCCGCCCAAACCCTCGCCTCTTTGTGTTTGCCGCAGGCCAGCATGAACTGAGCGAAATCGGCCTGCAGCGCCGGGTCGCAGGGGGACAGGCGGATGGCCTCCGCCCAGGCGGCTTCCGCCTCCTCCGTTTTGCCGCCGGCCCCAAAGACCTGTGCATAGGTCACAAAAACGGCCGGATTAAAGGACTCCAGGCCTTGAGCCCGCTCCAGGTAGCTGAGGGCCAGGCCCAGGTCACTGCCGGCGGCCAGGGCAGCCATGCGACAGAGATTCGGTACCACGCGCTCCTCCCCGTCCAGCTTTACGCTGTAGGACATGTGCTCCAGGAGCTCGACCAGCCGTGCCTCTTCTTTGGCCAGCATAAGTCCCTGTTGCCAGAGAGCGCGCGCCTCGCGCAGCTGTCCCTGCTTAAAGTATACTAAACCGAGCTCAGCGTAAACGAGATCATTGCGCGGCTGTGCGGCCAGGCACTTGCCGAAGGCGAGGGTGGCTTCGCGGTACCTGCCCTGGCGGCTGTAGAGAAAGCCGAGAAAATAATGCGCCCGGCTGAGTTCCGGATCGCGCAGCAGTGCGGCCTGGAAGCATTCTTCCGCGGGACCGACCAAACGCCCCTCCAGGTAGGCTTGTCCGAGTTTTAGGAGTCGCTCGGGGTCCTCGGGCAGCCTCCCTGTCGCAGCCCGCAGGGCTGCCACAGCCTGCTGCCAGTCAGGCTGCCCTGCTTTTTGCCCTGCCCCTTCGTGGGTGGTTTGGGTGTTCATCGTTCGTCCCTCCCCACCCCAAATTATACCAGCGATGGCATTATATGTCAAAAGGCTTGTCCGTCCACCCCTTGAGGTCGGCCAGGCGGCGGTAATCGGTCAGGTCCAGGCTGAGCGGCGTTATTGAAATCCTGCCGGCGGCGACGGCCGCAATGTCGGTATCGGGAGGGCACTCCTCCGGCAGGGGTTCCCCGGCCAGCCAGTAGTAAGTTTGCCCGCGCGGGTCTTGCCGCGCTTCAAAGGTATTCTTATAACGGCGTGTTCCCAGGCGGGTAATGCTGAGGCCGCGGATTTCCCGGGCGGGGCGCGCCGGAACGTTAACGTTGAGCAGGGTTTCGGCCAGAGCCGGCTTCGCGAGGAGGCGTTGGACGATGGCCCGCGCCAGCCGGGCGGCCAGGCTGTAGTCGGCGTCCGGGGCGTGGGTGGCCAGGGAAACGGCCAGTGCGGGCAGCCCGAACAGGAGCCCTTCTAAGGCTGCCGCCACTGTCCCGGAGTAAAAGACGTCCGTGCCCAAATTAGGGCCGCGGTTGATGCCGGCGACAACCAGGTCCGGCTTGCGGGGAAGCAGGGTGGTTAGAGCCAGTTTAACGCAATCGCCCGGTGTGCCTGTTACGGCCCACGCCGGGCCGGCGAAGTGCTTCACCTCACGCACCCGCAGGGGGCGGTCCATGGTAATGGCATGACCGGAAGCGCTCCGCTCCCGGTCGGGTGCAACTATGGCCACTTGATCGGCCGGGGAAAACGCACCGGCCAGCGCCGTAAGTCCAGCGGCATCTATTCCATCATCGTTACTAAGGAGGACAAACATTGACCGGTGGGCCTCCCCTTTGCCTTCATGGTTTGCAGCGTGCTACGCACTGCGGACAAAGGAGTAGGGGTTCAGCGATGACAACACCATAGACAGCGCAGCGAAAGAAGGTGATGCTTTGGCCACGGAGGGCAAAACGCTTGACCGGTTCGAGGTAGATGCACGGACGATTGGCCAACACCCGGGGGATGCTGCACCCGGCGCAGGCCCAAGCGGCTTCACTGTCGCCGGGGGAAAAGGACGCCTGCCCGAGTTTACACCGGACTTCCGCCGCCGTAAGCGTTTGAAACGGACAATAGCCCGTCACGCGCCCACCCCCTAGCCGCCTTGTAACAGTAGTCTATGAGGCAGCGCGGTGGGAGGTGACACGCCGCTCTTCGGCCCCCGGGGTGCTATTCTTCCGCTTTTGTCTTCTTGGCCTGGGCGGCAATCTCCTCGGCCAGGCGTGCGGGTACCTCTTCGTAATGGTCGAAGGCGATGGTGAAACTGCCCCGGCCTTGGGTAAGCGATCTTAAGTCAATGGCATACTTGGACAGCTCGGAGAGGGGGACCTGGGCCTTAATAACCTGCAAAGAGCCGGCGGGTTCCAGCCCCAGGATGCGGCCGCGTTTGGCGTTGAGATCACCGATGACATCGCCCATGTAGTTCTCCGGGACGGTGACCTCCAGGTTCATTATGGGCTCAAGAATGACGGGGTTGGCCTGCTCCGCTCCTTTTTTGAAGGCCAGGCTGGCGGCGATCTTGAAGGCCATTTCCGAGGAGTCGACGGGGTGGAAGGAACCGTCCACCAGGGTAACTTTGACATCCACCACGGGGAAGCCGGCCAGTATCCCTTCGCGCATGGCTTCGCGGACTCCCTTTTCCACCGCGGGGATATACTGCTTGGGTACCGCGCCCCCGAAGATCTTTTCCTCGAAAACGAAGCCGCTGCCCTCCGGTAGGGGCTCCATTTCCAACCAGACGTGGCCGTACTGGCCGTGCCCGCCGGTCTGCTTTTTGTGCTTGCCTTCTACCTTTACCGGCTTACGGAGGGTCTCGCGGTACGGGATGGCGGGCGTGGCGGTCACCACTTCGACGCCGAACTTGCGCTTCAGCCTCTCTACGGTTACGTCGATATGCACGTCGCCCATGCCGCAGAGAATGAGTTCCCTGGTCTCAGCCTCCTTCTTCAGGGTGAGGGTGGGGTCCTCTTCCATCAAACGGCTCAGGCCAAGGCCGAGTTTGTCTTCGTCTCCTTTGGATTTGGCGGCCACGGCTACGGAATAGGATGGGCGGGGAAATTCCAGCGGCGGCAGCAGGACGGCCTTGTCTTTATCGCACAGGGTATCGCCGGTGGCTGTCTCCTGCAGTTTGGCCACGGCGCCGATATCGCCGGCCACCACGGCGCTGACCGGGTTTTGGGTTTTACCACGCGGGATGAACACCTGCCCTACCCGCTCCGCTTTTTCTTTCGCCGTGTTGTAGACAATGCTGTCCGAGACCAGTTTGCCACGGTAAACCCGAAAATACGTTAGCTTCCCCACAAAGGGGTCGGCCATGGTCTTAAAGGCCTGGGCCACCAGCGTACCGTTCGGGTCGGGCGCAATTTCCACCTCCGACTGCCCGGCTGCTTGGGTAGCCTTGGCCGGGGGACGGTCCAGCGGTGAAGGCAGATAGCCGACGATGGCGTCGAGCAGCAGGCCCATGCCCTTATTTTGATAAGCTGAACCGCAGAGCACCGGGAACAGCTTGCCCGTTAACGTTCCTTGGCGCAGGCCCCGCAGTATCTCCTCCTGGGTCAACTCTTCCCCATCGAGGTACTTCAGGGTGAGTTCATCGTCGGTTTCCGCTGCGGCTTCCACCAGCTTTTCGCGCTGCGCTTCCGCTGCGGCCTTAAGCTCCTCAGGAAGCGGGGCCTCTTCCACCTTGCCGTTTTGGAAGAGGAGGGCTTTCATGCCGACCAGGTCGACGATGCCGCGGAAGTTGGCTTCGGCGCCGATGGGAAGTTGTAAGGGGATGGCACGGGGGGAAAGTTCGGCCTGCACCTGATCCAACACCCGGTCAAAGTGGGCGTTTTCCCGGTCGAGCTTGTTGATGAAAATGATTCGCGGCAGGCCCTTCTCGCCGGCCAGGTGCCACATGCGCGCAGTGTTAACCTCTACTCCGGAGACAGCACAGACAAGAACCAACGCAGCGTCGGCCACCTCGAGGGCGCTGATGACATCGCCGATGAAATCGGCGTAACCCGGCGTATCCAGCAGGTTCACTTTACAACCTGTCCATTCGCAGGGGACGACGGCGGTGTTGATGGTTATTTTACGCTTGATTTCGTCCGGATCGTAGTCGGCCACGGTATTGCCCTCGTCAACCCTGCCCAAACGATCACTACCGCCGCTGGTAAAGAGAAGAGCTTCCGTCAGGGAGGTTTTGCCGGCGCTCCCGTGTGAGATCAGTGCGACGTTCCGTAACTTGTCTGGTGCATAGTCTTTCACTCTGCGTTTCCCCCTTACTTCTCAAGGCTCAAACTGCCCTCTTTCATCTTATTCGGTGAAGACAAGCATTTTTCCTTCTTTACTGAGGAAGGCGATCGGGGAAGCAGTGGTATTATGCCCAGCAAGCGCCGCAATCTTCCTTTTCTGGTGCTTTCCGTCAGACAAGGTTACGGGCCCGCTCCTTGAAGCGTTCTTGGGCCAGGGTGATGAGCCGGTCAATGAGATCCGGGTAACTCAGCCCGCTCGCCTCCCAGAGGCGGGGATACATGGATAGGTTGGTGAAGCCCGGGATGGTGTTGATCTCGTTGACGATCACCTGGCCGGACTCCCGGTGCATAAAGAAGTCCACGCGCGCCATGCCGGCACAATCGATGGCCTTGTAGGCGGCTACGGCCAGTTCCTGCACCCGGCTTTGCACAGAGGCGGGGACGGCGGCCGGGACAATTAAGTCCGAAACCCCGTCGGTATACTTCGCCTCATAATCGTAAAATTCGTTGTGCGGGACAATCTCGCCGATGACGGAGGCGGCGGGATCATCGTTACCCAAAACAGCACACTCAAATTCCCGGCAGGGGATGTACTCCTCCACCACCACCTTGCGATCGTACTGGGTGGCCAGCTGCAACGCGGCCGTAAGTTCCTTCCTTGTGCGCGCCTTGCTGATGCCCACGCTCGAGCCTAAATTGGCGGGCTTCACGAACACCGGCAGTCCCAAGCGCTCCTCGATCAGGTCACCGGTTTTTGCCGGCTCGCGTCGCCAGGCATGCCGCCAAACCACCAGGTAGCGGGCGATGGGCAGCTTGGAGGCTTCAAAAACCTGTTTCATTATCACCTTGTCCATTCCCACTGAGGAGGCCAGCACACCCGCCCCGACGTAGGGGACGCCGCACATCTCGAACAGGCCCTGGATGGTACCGTCTTCCCCGTAGGGACCGTGCAAAACAGGGAAGATGACATCCAGGCCGGCCAGCAGCGCGGTGGGAGGCGGCCCACCTGGTTCGGCTGTTTCTTTCCTCAGGGTTTCCCAGGGGTTCCCTTCTGTCAGCCAGCCTCCGGTTTTCGTAATGCCGATGAGAACAGGGTCGTATTTTTCGCGGGGTATAAACTTGATGACCGAGGCGGCGGACATGAGCGAAACCTCATGCTCGCCGGAACGTCCGCCAAAGACGATGCCCACCTTTAATTTGGCCATGGTACTAGCTCCTTTCGCTTTCCGCCTAATGGACCGCCAACCGGATGAGTTCGCTTCGACTGAGGGCGTAACCCTCTTGTTTCAGGCAGCGCAGCAAGTACTGGTAGCGCAGACGGGCTGCCCGTTCCCAAAAGATGGCGAAATCGACCAGGGTTGGATCGGTAACCTCCTTAAAATAGCACTGGGCCTGTCGCCAGTCGCGGTAGGCTTCCCGGACGGTCTGGACTGGATTCGGTGGTAGGACTTCGGGGGTGGACTGCACTTTTCCTCCTACCTCCTTTTCGCTTTATCCTGAAGGATTTTCACCCGGCCCTTCACACCTGCGCAGTAAAAACTATGCTTTTTGTGCGCCGAGGTGACTGGGAATCATTTCCTATAGTCCACCCACACCTGCAGCCATTCGGTATCAGCCGGCGGGGAGGTGAAAACGAGTCCCGCCAGTTCCTCCGCTCTGGCCAGACGGGCGGCAAGCATGGCCTGAGCACCAGGCGTTACAAGGAGTAGTCTCTCGGGGCTGAGGTAGAACCGCAGGTCACTCAGCCCGTCCGTATCGTTCCCCGCCGCCGGCACGGCGTAGTAATCCAGGTTCAAACCCAGTACCGGTATCGAGGCGGCAGCCGCCGTCTCTGGCAGAACCAGGATCTGGGTGAGGTGTTTTATCCTGCTGCGCCGGGAATTGTAAAAGTTGAGCGCAGTCAGGGCCGCGCGATCGGCCGGCGCATAGCACCAACCCTGCCACCTGGCGGTGAGTCCTCGCCGCTGCCCCTGGGTTAATACCAGAGCCGGCAGGCGGTTTCTCCTTAAGGCACCCACCCAGGACGGCCCCAGCTCCGGTGCCAGTACCACGCCTTGAAACCAGGGCAACCATTTAAGCCATTCCTCAGGTTGCCCGGCCGGCCAGGCCCAAAAGGCAGGCCAGCACGGCCGGCTCAGCGGTAGGACGATCTCGCCTGCCGCTGCCGCAGCGGTGTGCCGAAAGCGCCGGAGCGACACCCCGGTGCGGCTGGCGGCCTGGGCCGGGTCTACCGCCGGCGGAAAGGCGGCGCAGGACGGTACGCGCCGCAAGGAATGGATGATGACGGGCATCCGCGGTTTAAGAAGCCCTAGGAGCTCCTCCCCCAGCGCTTGACCTGCCAGTTGAAGGTGACGGGCTCTCCCCTGGCGGCCGACAGACTCCAGCCGGATCGCCGTGTGATTGCTGAACTTTAACAGGCGCGCGCCTTTGCGGGCGCGCGGCGCTGACTCCAGGTGACAGACTCCAGGGGAAATAGCGGCGACCGGTCTTTTCAGCGGCTGCGCCCAGAGAATGCGGTCTCCTTCCTTCACCAGCAGCAGGGACCACTGAAGAAGGACCAGCAAGTGCCGCTCGTTGGGGCTCAGCTCCTGGGCTAAGGCCAGCCAGGTATCGACGTCGCAACTTCCGGTGCCGGCGAGTCCGTGCTGCAACTGAAAGCGGCGCACCACTTTCTCTGTACGCACCCCGTAGCAGCCGTCGGTGGCCAGATGGGCTCCGAGAAGGAAGTTCAAGCACGCTTGGAGTACCTTTACCTCCCGCCCGCTGCTGCCTGGTACAAGAAAGTCGGCCACTTGATCACCTCCCGGCTGCTTGTGCATATTAGCCTATGAAAACCGGCCGTAAAAGGTGCAGAGAAAAGAAAACCCCCGGCCTACCGGCGGGGGTTTCACCGTTCTTTTCACATCCTGTTGCCAGGCTAGGTATGCTCAGGCACTTTTTCGAAAATGCCACGCTTGATCTCAGCAGCCGTAACCTTGTCCGCTTGAAAGGCAGAGGCTATATAGTTATAGGCGACCCAGGGGTCCACCTTATCACCGCAGGTGAAGACGTCAACAGCGGCATAGCCGAGTTCCGGCCATGTATGAATGGCGAGGTGCGATTCGGAGATGATCACCACACCGCTTACTCCTTGGGGAGAAAATCGGTGGAAGGCCACCTCACGGACTTCAGCCCCAGCGGTAAGTGCTGCGTCGACTAGGGTGCGTTCAATGGTAGCAACGTCGTTCAGAATCGCGCCATCACACCCAAAAAACTCAGCCAGGATGTGACGCCCCAGTGCTTTCATTTCCCGCCCTCCCTTTCTGATAAAAGTCTGCGCACTGATCACCTAAGATTGTAGCAGACTCTGGCGGGATGTCAAGGTATGCCGGAACGGTTAGGAGCTATTGCAGGCTCCTTGCGTTTAATTACGCCTCAAAGCTAATTCTTGCTGTTTTCGCTGGTTTTCCTGGAGCCGTTCCGGGAGGGTGAGGAGGATAAGCAGCATCACCGGGAAAAGCAGGCTGGTGGCGGCCGCCACAACGCCGGAGTCGTTCGCCGCCAGCGCCACCAGCGACCCGATCAGACTGCCGCGCAGGCAGGCCGCCAGCAGGGGGCGCTCTTTCATTAACCGGGGTTGCAGGCGGTAAGGGCCTAGGAAAAGGCTGGCCAGGACCAAGAGCAGCATCAGAAGGACCCTGCTCCAAAGGGAATAACGCAGAAGCTTCAGGTTCATGGCCAGCTTGCGCACGATGATGGCCCCGAGGCTCTGGGTTCCAGAGCGAGTGGCCGCCTCCAAGGCCTGTCCCATGTGGGAGGTGGTCGCTGCCAGGCGCCAATCGGCAAAAGCGAAGAGGCCCAGGATGGCGACGCCGGTTAAGACGGCGCCGGCGACGGCGGGCGCGCGCAGCTGGCGCCGGTTGAGCCCCAGGTAAGCGGCCGCCGCCCCGCTCACCCAGGCCAGCGTGCCCCCGGCATTGCTGCCGAGCTGGCTGGCGGCCAAGAGCCAAGCTCCAATTAAGAGCAGCACGACCAAGAGCCGTCCTACCACCCGGGCACCTACGTCAAAACGATCGCAAAGGTAAGCGGCCAGGCTTAACGCAGCCCCTAGAAACACCCCCATGTATTCATTGCCGAGGCCGTAATAGCGGGCGCCGCTGATGAAGCAGTAGCCGAGCAGCGAAGCGGCGGCCAGGTTTTGCCCGGCCAGGAGATCGCCTACCAAAACGAGCAGGGTACAGGCAGCGCTCAGCATCAAGGCCGCGGCCGCCGATGCGCTTGCCCGGCGCCAAACAGCGACCAGGAGCGCCGTTAAGACGGCGGTGGCGGCCAGGGTCAGCGCCGGAGGCAAGGGCGGCAGGGCCGCCAGGAGGAGAAAGGTAAGGGGTACCGTAGCCCCCCCCAGGATAAAGAGTTCGAGCCACCGGGTCCCCAAGGGTGTCCGGCGCCAGAAGGCCAGGAGGGTTAGAGCCAGTGTGACAATCAGGTACCCGATATAGATCCGAAGGATGAGGGGACGTTGCTGGAAATTGCCCACCGCCCGTTCTTCTAAAGCAGACAGGTAAGCCAGGGAATCGCGGGCGGGTACAGCGCGCAGGGGCCGGCCGAGGACGGCCGGCGACGGCGTAAGGTCAAAAAAAGTTAGGACGGTGGCGGCAACATCAATATTGGCCGCCAGCCCTAAACGGCGGGTGGTGGCCGAGGTGAGGAGACCCGCCGGTGCGTCCGGCCTAAGGAGGGCTATCGGGGTAAGGCGCTGCCCTTGAGCCCACTCTTGGGGACCGGGGGCTGGAACCAGCAGCAGCACAGGGACCTTGGCGTCGAGGACAGCAGGGAGAAAGCGGTCCAGGAAGCCATCCAGATGCGCCAGGGCCTGGCGGCGCAGACCGGCGCCCGCTTCCGGCAGGGCCAGGGGCGCGTATTGTTCTGCCCGGTGAAGGTCAGACCATTCCACCGCCACAAGGTCTGCGTCCGGCCAAACCTTGCGTGTCTCGCGGATAACAGCATCGGTATCCAACCAGGCGCCGAAGGGACCGCTGGGATCACGTTTGAAAAGTGCGGTGCCGGTGTAACCGTACGGGACGTGGCCCCCGGCGTCCATAAGGAAATTCACCAGCGGCCGTTGGCGGCTGTTGGTGTCTGCGTTCCCGATAATGGCGACCCTGCGGCCTGCTGCCCGCAAGGCCTGCCCGAGGGCGCCCAGGTTCACGTCATAGCCCAGATCGGCGTTGACCGCCCGCAGGATGCCGATGCCGAGCTGGACGACGCCGTGCTCTACTGCCCGGCCGCTGCGCCGGGCAAAGATCTCGGCGGCGCTGCCTGGTTCTTCCGGAGAGGTCTCGCCTACCATGAGGCCGGGCTGGTTGTCGGCGGCACGGGAGCGCGTCCCTGCCCCCAGCGTAAGATAGGCGCTTTCTAAGCTGGGCGGACCGGCAACATTGGTATTCATAAGACCCCAGGCGGTGCTGTGCGCAAACTTAAACAAGGCCGGGAGGTCCTCGGGGTTGACATCGACAAGCCTCAGATTATCGACGCACAGGATAACGAGCCGTGGTGGTGCGGCGGCGTACGTGGGCGCGGTGTAACAAGGCGGCAGAGCACAGGAAAAGACCAGCGCCAGGGCTGCTGCCGAGCTCGCTCTCAGGACACGGTGCTGTAACATGCCCACTGGGCCTCCTCGTAAACCTTGAGCGTCGCCGCCACCATGGTCCCGGCGGCGAAGTGCCGGCGTGAACGGGCAGCACCTGCTCGCCCTAAGCGGCGCGCCAGCACTGGGTCATCGATGACGAGCCGTATGGCCTGGGCCAGTTCGAGCGGCCGCCGAGGTGGAACGAGGAGCCCGGTTTCCCCATGCACAACTACTTCCGGTATACCCCCCACCCTGGTACTTATCACCGGCCGGCCCCAGGCCATGGCCTCCAGGTTGGCCACGCCCATGCCTTCGCTTACGGGGGCGGTGGCAAAAAGGTAGGCTCCTGGAAAGAGCCGGCCCGGATCGGGCACAAAACCGAGGAACTGGACCTTCCCCGTCACCCCCAGTGTCTGCGCCAGGCGTTCCAAGCGCGGCCGCTCCGGGCCATCCCCTGCGACCAGGAGGCGCAGGTACGGATGGGTGGCTTTCAAGCTGGCCAAGGCGTGCAGCAGATACGCCGTGCCCTTCTCCGGAACCAACCGGCTGATGGTCAGGATGACTGCCTCGTCTGGCGTGCGGAGCAGGTTGTAGGCGGGCACTTGCTCGAGTTCGATGCCGTTGGGAATGACCACAATCCTTTCTGGGGGTACTCCACAGTAGCCGAGCCGGGTGGCCAGCGCCCGGGAAACGGCGATCACCCGCTCTGGCCCGCCCCCCAACCAGGCTGCACGCCAGGCAAGCTGTGCGGCGAAACCAAGCGGGAGGTTATGTACGGTGTAAACCCAAGGTGTTGAGCGGGCGCTTCTTGTCCCCACCAGCGGCCGGAGCACGGCGGCCAGGGCCCCTTGCGCATGCACTATGTCCGGGCGGAGCCGGCCGACGATTGCCGTCAGCGCCTCTGCCGCCTGCAGGAGCTTGGCCGGATGCACCGCCAGCGGCAAAGGGAAATAGTCGTCCCCTTCGCTGGCGAAGGCAGCGTCAGGCGCGGCGATGTGGACCTGGTGTCCCTCTTTTTTCAATCCCCGGGCCAGGAGGCGTACATGCGTGGCAATACCGCCCTGGCAGGGCCGCACCACGAGCAAGACGCGCACACCCCTCCCTCCCCTTCCCGCTGTCGGGCAGTACTTGCCCGCTCTTATAATTAACGTGCGCGGGCGTTCGGGCGATTATGCGCCTTCCCGGTGTCGGCTATAGCAGTGTAAGATCAAAATCGCGTACGAGGGGGCGGCTAGCCCCCGTCCTCATAGACAGCGCCCATGCCGGGCGCACTAAAAAAACAGCCCTGAAGGCTGTTCGCCGGCGAAAATAAATGGTCGGAGTAAGCGGATTTGAACCGCTGGCCTCTTGCACCCCAAGCAAGCGCTCTACCAAGCTGAGCTATACCCCGACCTGCATCACCTATTATACACTCTTTGGCCGGAAAAAACAAGACCTGGGGGGCTGTTTCTTACCTTTGCCGATTTCAAGCCGTGCACAGGCGCAGCTGCGGTAGCGTTTCGGCGCCCTGCCACGCTGGTTTGGTGGAAACGAAACGTGCTCTGATGCCATGGCGGGCAAAGGCGTTTACCATGGCGGCGCCGATTTCCGGGAGGTGATCCTGGGCAAAGGCGATAATGGAGGGGCCGGAGCCGCTCAATGCCACACCCAGGGCTCCTGCTTCACGGGCACCGGCGAAAACCTCCTCCATCCCCGGGATCAAGGGTGAACGGTAGGGCTGGTGGAGACGATCCTCCAGGGCGAAGGCCAGGGCGCTGAGGTTGTTGGTGAGAAGGCTCGCGGTAAGAAGTGCGGTACGGCCGAGATTAAAGACGGCATCGCGGCGCGGCAGAAGGTCCGGCAGAACGCGGCGGGCTTCTTGCGTAGAGAGCTTCAGCTCCGGGATGGCGACCACCAGCCGCAGCGATTCCGGAAGGCGTGTCTTGAGATAATGGTTTTTGCCTTCGGGCCCGGCACAGGAAATCACCAGCCCTCCCAGGAGGGCGGCGCTGACATTATCCGGGTGTCCCTCCAGCTCGCAGGCCAGGTCAAGCAGCTCCTCTGGACTGAACGGCACAGGCAGCAGCTCCTGCGCGGCGAGGAGCCCCCCGACGATGGCGGCGGCGCTGCTCCCCAGGCCCCGGGCCAGGGGTATGTTGTTCACCAACCGCAAATGGAGCTCAGGTGGGAGAAGTGAGCGCCGGCGGAAGGCGTAGGCGAGCGCTTGGTAAACCAGGTTGTCTTCGCCGCGCGGCAGCTCCTCGGCCCCTTCGCCCTGAACAGCAATGCTCGGGCGACCTGTTCCGCCGCCCACCGTAACTTCGATGTAGTTGTAAAGCTCCAGGGCCAGCCCCAGCGCATCGAAGCCGGG
Coding sequences:
- a CDS encoding peptidoglycan-binding protein, giving the protein MADFLVPGSSGREVKVLQACLNFLLGAHLATDGCYGVRTEKVVRRFQLQHGLAGTGSCDVDTWLALAQELSPNERHLLVLLQWSLLLVKEGDRILWAQPLKRPVAAISPGVCHLESAPRARKGARLLKFSNHTAIRLESVGRQGRARHLQLAGQALGEELLGLLKPRMPVIIHSLRRVPSCAAFPPAVDPAQAASRTGVSLRRFRHTAAAAAGEIVLPLSRPCWPAFWAWPAGQPEEWLKWLPWFQGVVLAPELGPSWVGALRRNRLPALVLTQGQRRGLTARWQGWCYAPADRAALTALNFYNSRRSRIKHLTQILVLPETAAAASIPVLGLNLDYYAVPAAGNDTDGLSDLRFYLSPERLLLVTPGAQAMLAARLARAEELAGLVFTSPPADTEWLQVWVDYRK
- the speD gene encoding adenosylmethionine decarboxylase, with amino-acid sequence MKALGRHILAEFFGCDGAILNDVATIERTLVDAALTAGAEVREVAFHRFSPQGVSGVVIISESHLAIHTWPELGYAAVDVFTCGDKVDPWVAYNYIASAFQADKVTAAEIKRGIFEKVPEHT
- a CDS encoding glycosyltransferase family 4 protein, with translation MRVLLVVRPCQGGIATHVRLLARGLKKEGHQVHIAAPDAAFASEGDDYFPLPLAVHPAKLLQAAEALTAIVGRLRPDIVHAQGALAAVLRPLVGTRSARSTPWVYTVHNLPLGFAAQLAWRAAWLGGGPERVIAVSRALATRLGYCGVPPERIVVIPNGIELEQVPAYNLLRTPDEAVILTISRLVPEKGTAYLLHALASLKATHPYLRLLVAGDGPERPRLERLAQTLGVTGKVQFLGFVPDPGRLFPGAYLFATAPVSEGMGVANLEAMAWGRPVISTRVGGIPEVVVHGETGLLVPPRRPLELAQAIRLVIDDPVLARRLGRAGAARSRRHFAAGTMVAATLKVYEEAQWACYSTVS
- the thrB gene encoding homoserine kinase; the protein is MFCVRIPASTANLGPGFDALGLALELYNYIEVTVGGGTGRPSIAVQGEGAEELPRGEDNLVYQALAYAFRRRSLLPPELHLRLVNNIPLARGLGSSAAAIVGGLLAAQELLPVPFSPEELLDLACELEGHPDNVSAALLGGLVISCAGPEGKNHYLKTRLPESLRLVVAIPELKLSTQEARRVLPDLLPRRDAVFNLGRTALLTASLLTNNLSALAFALEDRLHQPYRSPLIPGMEEVFAGAREAGALGVALSGSGPSIIAFAQDHLPEIGAAMVNAFARHGIRARFVSTKPAWQGAETLPQLRLCTA